From the Rhodopirellula islandica genome, the window CGACCGAGTCTCCATGGGTTTCGGAAACCGTTTTCAAGCTCTCTTCCAAATCGCGAGCCAATGGCCGTGGCTCTTGCTGGTTTTGGTGAGTTTGCCATTGGTGGTCGCGGCATTTTGGTTGCGGATCTACCCCACCCGTCGCTGGGTGGCTCTGCTGGGTACGAGTGTTGTCCTCAGTGTCGCGGTGGTCTTCTTTCCTAGCCTCTTGGTCGTCCTTGGATTGTTCGACGGATTGGTCGTCACAGTCACCGCAATTGACGGCCTTCTCCATCTCTTTGCCACCAAAAAGATGCTCGGAAACGGCTTGACCGTGGAACGAAGCGTCTCTCGGACCGGTTCGCTCGGGGTCCCGCTGGACAGCTCCCTCTCGCTGCAAAACCACACTCAGATGCGAATGAAAGGCGTCCTTCGTGACGACGTTCCAAACTCCTTCGTATCAGATCCCGAAGAACACCAGTTGGATTTGCCCCCCGGATTGCAATTGCAACTTCGTCGAAAACTCACGCCTCACCGACGAGGTGCCTTCCAGATGGATCGCGTCGATCTCAAACTCATCAGCCCTCTGGGACTGTGGCAGCGACATATTTCTCGCACCCTCGAAAGCCCGCTGAATGTCTTTCCCGACATGAAACAACTGTCGGACTACGCCTTGTTGGCTCGAACCGATCGCTTGAGCCTGATCGGAGTTCGGAGAACTCGTCGAATCGGGCAAGACAGCGATTTCGAACGACTTCGCGACTACACACGCGATGACAGCTATCGCCACATCGATTGGCGCAGCACCGCTCGCCGAAACAAACTCACCGTCCGACAATTTCAAAGCGATCAAAGCCAACGCCTCATCTTTCTGCTCGATTGCGGCCGAATGATGACCAACCAAAGAAACGGCTACTCCCTTCTCGATCACGCACTCAATTCCATCTTGATGATGTCATACGTGGCACTCCATCAAGGCGATTCTGTCGGGATGATCTGTTTCAGTGACACGATCCACGCCTATCTCCCACCCAAGGGCGGGGCCAGCCAGATGAATCGCTTGCTTCAAGCCGGTTTTGACCAATTCCCGCGAATGGTTGAATCCCGCTACGACCAAGCCTTTCTGTACCTCAATTCCCACTGCAAACGACGCTCTCTCGTCACCCTGACCACCAACATCGTCGACGAAGTCAACGCAGAAGTGGTCGCCGACCATCTCACCAACCTGACCGGCACCCACTTGCCCCTCGCAGTTGTGCTCCGCGACCGAGAAATGTTCGATGCGGCAGACTACCCCGCGGAAATGCTGCAGACCGCTGGAAACGTCCAGCACTCCAACATGCTCGACGAAACTCGGACCTACCGTGCCGCCGCCGCGGCCGAAATGCTCGTTTGGCGGGAAGAAGTCCTCTCAGGGCTCCGGCACAAAGGAGTTCTAGTCGTCGACGCCTTCCCAGACGAACTCAGCGCCCCCATGGTCAACCAATACTTGCAGGTCAAAGCCAAACACCTGCTCTAACGATTGCAACAAACGCAACAGAAACGGCGGTCGAGGCGACGAAATCTCTCTCCCTCATCCGCACCCACTCCCAAAGCCGATTCCTTTGGATGTCTACCAAACCAAAAGACAAGTCAAACGGAGCGTGATCGGATGTGGAGAAGTCTCTTTTTAGCCGTCGGAATCATGATGGTGATCCTGGGCGTTGAAACCATGCTCATCGACTCCGCCACCGTCTACGCAGCTGCCGAATCCAGTGCTGCTGAGTTCATGGATCCGGGAGTGACTCCCGCCCAAACCACCAAGGTCTGGACCCCAACCGAGCGATTTCCTTGGGTGATGCTCGCAGTCGGTGCCGTGGTCATCCTCTACGCCATCACCCTTCCCAAACGCTGGGGACGAAGCGGAGACTGAAACCGGTCTTTCGACTGACTGAAAACCGAAAACGCCACGCATCAACCCGATGATCGTGGCGTTTTTGCTGCGCAATCAGAATCAGAATACTGACGCAGGCATCAATCCAAGCAAAACGCCGCAACGAACCAGACAATCAAACGCGGCCAGGCTATCCGAGCAATCGAAAGACAAGAACCACACTGGCGTGCTCCGCCCGATTCAACGCCCCAAAGGGGAAAACAGGTCGCCGCAACGTGCATCCAGGGTCCAAGCGATCCCGAAACCGCCGAACTCAAATCAAGCCACCTCAGCGAAGCGTGCCCGATCAGTCGTAGTGGACGAGGCCACGAGTCCTTGGATTTGACGCCAGTTCAGGACTCCTGGCCTCGTCCACTACCCAAAAACAAGTCGTGACAGACCACTAGCCACTAGCCACTAGCCACTAGCCACTAGCCACTAGCCACTAGCCACTAGCCACTGACAACTGACAACTGACAACTGACAACTGACAACTGACAACTGACAACTGACAACGGGCAACGGGCAACTGGCAACTGGCAACTGACAACTGACAACTGGACACGGAACTCGCGCATTCGGTGCGCGCATAAAAAAACCCTCCTGAGAAAACTCAGAAGGGTTTTTAAAAATCCGGCAAGACCTACTTTCACGCTGGTGGGCACTATCATCGGCTCTGAAAGCTTGACTACTGTGTTCGGAATGGGAACAGGTATAACCTTTCAGATATGATCGCCGGAAAGACCTCACGACGAATGTTTCGCCGCCGTAAGGCCAGTTGTTTGGTAGTTGAACAAGTTAACTTCTTGAAGCCGATCCGATTGGACCGCATGAGTGCGGGATATCGGTGGCCAAACTTTCGCCCGTTAGTATTGGTTTGCTTAATGCATTACTGCACTTACAC encodes:
- a CDS encoding DUF58 domain-containing protein encodes the protein MGFGNRFQALFQIASQWPWLLLVLVSLPLVVAAFWLRIYPTRRWVALLGTSVVLSVAVVFFPSLLVVLGLFDGLVVTVTAIDGLLHLFATKKMLGNGLTVERSVSRTGSLGVPLDSSLSLQNHTQMRMKGVLRDDVPNSFVSDPEEHQLDLPPGLQLQLRRKLTPHRRGAFQMDRVDLKLISPLGLWQRHISRTLESPLNVFPDMKQLSDYALLARTDRLSLIGVRRTRRIGQDSDFERLRDYTRDDSYRHIDWRSTARRNKLTVRQFQSDQSQRLIFLLDCGRMMTNQRNGYSLLDHALNSILMMSYVALHQGDSVGMICFSDTIHAYLPPKGGASQMNRLLQAGFDQFPRMVESRYDQAFLYLNSHCKRRSLVTLTTNIVDEVNAEVVADHLTNLTGTHLPLAVVLRDREMFDAADYPAEMLQTAGNVQHSNMLDETRTYRAAAAAEMLVWREEVLSGLRHKGVLVVDAFPDELSAPMVNQYLQVKAKHLL